The following coding sequences lie in one Vanessa atalanta chromosome 1, ilVanAtal1.2, whole genome shotgun sequence genomic window:
- the LOC125068198 gene encoding COP1-interactive protein 1 isoform X2 — protein MHHLYPLAKGDPLCPLGFHPQVRWPTRCKRCFRDYKEHGGRKKEEDFTASTPSLSSWNSPSSRSREDENGAVGEKVTRGWASSSNLSTIDPSKKDAFSTGFSKTSSSWTSTPDLGANETETSTAVTISLKLPKRRNTGPLPSIDTGQNNTETVTVRRPSPSPPPSTTAQFTINKNDSLAERVRKMNLMKAQSSFDKESSIEKEKEKRSTSRSKEEEKTSRHKEERVVKEDVNFLMQVKSSRNSTNSKPPMRGGPSREKEDTSDDEASTGGTVTTDTETTLIDPNIKDYQDQIESLNKEVDLLRKRCERVEKEKSDILLRRLANIDTTNKYSTGRSSEVLKLQQKVNELTTQNEDLRDEKKHLSLRIKEMEADIESRPSVEAQTRQIEQLRSKLLAAETLCEELMDENEDMKKELRDLEEEIEEMQDNFREDQADEYSSLRRELEQTIKNCRVLSFKLKKTERRAEQLEQEKADQEKKLLEIVGGAEGLQRENRIKELEKEVARSNEVALRLQRDLADANAKLAAASGAPPANVKKQTLLTDGKVSRSSLTRGGSQEDPAQLLRDLQDSLEREADLREQLRNAEEEASRYRQRFGGKQIPPPPKLPSPSTPHLTSNLAANDSRNKSLQRILDMQYTLENKLSSLDISDLSIGVNQITQSPQDVATCYSEGCQTDPVIYHDVANDTKKITLDSCLQIHILTSDMYSQTNNAFLKHKLIQTDCFNINGYSQTDKTKIKDTCTQTIGTLLNDKCFQISHTKLEQTQSENKTYDDKNTLTDIFGLTDCNKQDVDDKLNKNIKDFRKRKDKSDSPPLSSDKAETSSKNNIQFPFALFNPLAARVPIVATGRKLSPSPPTNRLAIEAPNEKDEGISDEEDPAELRILLELNEQEAAVLRKKVEDLEQDRESLKKQVKDLTDKISKTKPNTISSVTLRRTTPKSNLAEEKVKVLEDEIAELRKKLIGKERDCERLHAELSLTQKKPKASLIKSKSLDGPSDQQNVDLKRQLQVIEQEANVLRTKTQTLEADNEKLQAENKKLQLLKNTKTLKTDKSLDQSTTKLSQLENELKEALAKIKEFESNKEEKTEKKVRFGESKKEADALKVKQDELDKLKLSFNKVEKEKAKLQATLKELREDALKSFKPRTPKKITDITTKLQMKRMVEDLENEIGEMYVIMKNAGLSSKDVAVKSQIEKDIENVKTKFNKSETEFTNEKNRLQTEISKLKELNTKLESENKSTASKFKALETENNKAVAECNALKEEKKNLEAQISKLNADIKHNSSQQTAMSDCMKKIEELKKEMDTKDKEMDKLKKQVEIINKLEQDKSKLLKEVGDKTKKLNDLEKKLKEAEDKCKRTEKLLATRKDRVTKLEKEEDALRETSTQKYDEAISSVEMAQLKEKYEKVNNEIKEKEEDLKNSKNKLRNTEEELSTLQTEVTLLKSNLNKFETEKNDFETKLKAEKKESTYWEHKASELDTDLQAERKKLDRMRNNHDKDIKNKEAELATLKGKLKVLEQSSGAGAKRISELKQDYEEKLKKLEHSLAVEKAEYEELTGKYELLEEEHVVTKARLTVDKEKAQSELILAQKELNSTMAEIKSLQDNYDSQLSNWNKEKSEMQKEISSLQDRLCGGGWEVERARLTARLEQHERDLRSAKDSHDVLTHHHDLIKKELEEARKKLEDYERVSKVQRTLKSDNAELERELSSLNTRLEQADKARKNEIAEIKTRYEAQMNTMRDELKSLHNQVSRFRRERDNYKQMLETAQKSVSEMKNGDKRAKRNSISSTDEEEYRNKVAVLEQQLTCTEDELCEARLLASKLNTELISERSSAEVRLSEMQSRLNEYEEERLLSSGRARVAGLATRMELAWHKERDEQQRLLHETSTLARDLRQTLFELERERDKERLDMKRRIEQLKRTTEEETEEAKKKVTELQCDLLELRDAHAKLRTANEKLRRDKERHDRDRDQNKLLVASLKRTQQEDDRVITQLLETIEDLMKQSPDLFRSEPAVKPEKSLMTPTPPRRNRSSKSRSRSGTPESSEARAAHEAASTAARLRRLTDELRASRIAERQRRQQASARRAMSTEPRDTLSVTPASRTPSRAPSLKKRSISLEQTTKEQSAIWKTVDDNSVSSLQSLDGDSDMRMFTMQRDASLDSRLSGGSVQSEVLPSDKKKKKKGLFGKLKEFTKSRSIDDHVGGDDFRPIGTVSQGSDSDMSATGSRRDLRGRLSDMFSRKGQLTKGNSKDQSPDRPGSATGSTTGSTTGSTTGISTATKPILRNASANTLSRTTVKPSESLAARASSATPGVKRKGK, from the exons ATGCATCATTTATATCCGTTGGCGAAGGGTGACCCGCTGTGTCCACTGGGTTTTCACCCGCAAGTGCGTTGGCCGACGCGTTGCAAGCGTTGCTTTCGCGACTACAAGGAGCACGGTGGtcggaaaaaagaggaagattTTACTGCATCTACGCCGAGTCTCTCCAGTTGGAACTCACCATCATCACG GAGCCGTGAAGATGAAAATGGTGCAGTAGGTGAGAAGGTGACACGTGGTTGGGCTTCCAGCTCGAACCTCAGTACTATTGATCCATCCAAGAAAGATGCCTTCTCCACtg ggTTCAGTAAAACGAGCTCATCGTGGACGTCGACGCCAGACTTGGGGGCCAACGAAACTGAAACCAGTACTGCAGTTACAATCAGTCTTAAATTACCTAAACGAAGAAACACAGGTCCCTTACCTTCCATAGATACGGGTCAGAATAATAcag AAACAGTGACAGTGCGTCGACCGTCTCCATCTCCTCCTCCATCAACCACGGCTCAGTTcactataaacaaaaatgactCACTCGCTGAACGAGTGCGAAAG ATGAACCTTATGAAAGCTCAAAGTAGTTTTGATAAAGAATCGAGCATTGAGAAAGAAAAGGAAAAACGAAGTACATCGCGAAGCAAAGAAGAAGAAAAGACGAGTCGACATAAAGAAGAACGAGTTGTAAAAGAAGACGTCAATTTCTTGATGCAG GTAAAAAGTAGTCGTAACAGTACCAATTCCAAACCACCGATGCGTGGCGGTCCGTCGCGTGAAAAGGAAGACACATCTGATGATGAAGCAAGCACAGGTGGCACCGTCACCACTGACACAGAAACGACGCTTATTGATCCAAACATTAAGGATTATCAA gaCCAAATAGAAAGTCTCAATAAAGAAGTCGATCTTCTAAGAAAACGTTGCGAGCGAGTCGAAAAAGAAAAAAGTGATATTCTACTTCGAAGGTTGGCAAATATTGacacaacaaataaatattccactggTCGTTCTTCGGAAGTCCTCAAACTACAACAGAAAGTTAATGAACTTACTACTCAAAATGAGGACTTGAGAGACGAAAAGAAACATCTTTCTTTAAGGATAAAAGAGATGGAAGCTGATATTGAA TCTCGACCATCTGTAGAAGCTCAAACTCGCCAAATAGAACAATTAAGATCAAAATTATTAGCAGCAGAAACTCTCTGCGAAGAATTAATGGATGAAAATGAAGATATGAAAAAAGAGTTAAGAGACCTCGAAGAAGAAATAGAAGAAATGCAAGACAATTTCag AGAAGACCAAGCAGACGAATACTCCTCTTTAAGAAGAGAATTGGAGCAGACGATAAAAAACTGTAGAGTTttatcattcaaattaaaaaagactgAACGCAGGGCCGAGCAGCTGGaacaggagaaagctgatcaagaaaaaaagttattagaa ATAGTAGGAGGTGCAGAAGGTCTTCAGCGAGAGAATCGTATCAAGGAACTGGAAAAAGAGGTTGCGCGCTCCAATGAAGTGGCGTTGCGGCTACAACGAGATTTGGCCGACGCTAACGCAAAGCTGGCTGCCGCTTCCGGTGCACCACCAGCCAATGTTAAGAAACAGACTCTCCTTACAGATGGT AAAGTATCTCGTTCATCACTTACGCGAGGTGGCAGTCAAGAAGATCCTGCGCAGTTACTGCGTGATTTGCAAGATTCACTGGAACGTGAGGCCGACTTAAGGGAACAATTACGCAATGCTGAAGAAGAG GCTAGTCGATATCGACAACGCTTCGGAGGCAAACAAATACCTCCACCACCGAAACTTCCATCGCCATCAACGCCTCATCTTACTTCTAACCTTGCTGCCAATGATAGTAGAAATAAATCTCTTCAACGAATCCTAGATATGCAATATAccctagaaaataaattatcttcattAGATATAAGCGACTTATCTATAGGCGTTAATCAAATTACTCAGTCACCTCAAGATGTTGCTACTTGCTATTCCGAAGGCTGTCAAACGGACCCTGTAATCTATCATGACGTGGCTAatgatactaaaaaaattacactagACTCGTGCTTACAAATACATATTCTGACGTCAGATATGTACAGTCAAACGAATAACgcatttttaaaacacaaacttaTTCAAActgattgttttaatataaatggttaTTCTCAAACAGATAAGACAAAAATCAAAGATACTTGTACTCAAACAATTGGaacattattaaatgataaatgctTTCAAATAAGCCACACAAAATTGGAACAAAcacaaagtgaaaataaaacatatgatgataaaaatacattaaccgATATATTCGGTTTAACTGATTGTAATAAACAAGATGTTGacgataagttaaataaaaacattaaagattTCAGAAAACGAAAAGACAAATCCGATAGTCCTCCACTTTCTTCTGATAAAGCTGAAACATCttccaaaaataatatacaatttccTTTTGCATTGTTCAATCCGTTGGCAGCAAGGGTACCTATTGTAG caACTGGCCGCAAGCTTTCACCATCACCCCCTACAAATAGACTTGCTATTGAAGCCCCTAATGAAAAAGATGAAGGTATATCAGATGAAGAGGATCCAGCAGAATTAAGAATATTACTAGAACTTAACGAACAG GAAGCTGCTGTTTTGCGAAAAAAAGTGGAAGATTTGGAACAGGACAGagaatctttaaaaaaacaagtgaAAGATCTCACTGACAAAATTTCTAAAACTAAACCAAATACTATTTCGTCTGTTACGTTACGCAGAACTACGCCAAAGAGTAATTTAGCCGAAGAAAAAGTGAag GTGCTTGAAGACGAAATAGCTGAATTGAGAAAAAAACTTATAGGCAAGGAAAGAGATTGTGAGAGGTTGCACGCAGAACTTAGCCTCACTCAAAAGAAACCTAAAGCATCACTAATAAAGAGCAA gtCTTTAGATGGACCCAGTGATCAACAAAATGTAGATTTAAAACGACAACTTCAAGTCATAGAGCAAGAAGCAAATGTTTTAAGAACTAAAACACAAACTCTAGAAGCTGACAATGAGAAATTGCAAGCTGAAAATAAGAAGCTacaa TtactaaaaaatacaaaaacgctGAAGACAGACAAATCTCTTGATCAAAGTACAACCAAACTAAGTCAATTAGAAAATGAACTTAAGGAGGCCCTGGcgaaaataaaagaatttgaaagtaataaagaagaaaaaacgGAAAAGAAAGTTCGTTTTGGCGAATCTAAAAAAGAAGCAGATGCTCTGAAAGTCAAACAAGACGAACTTGATAAATTAAAACTCAGCTTTAACAAG gttgaaaaagaaaaagctaAGTTACAAGCTACATTAAAGGAATTAAGAGAAGACGCCCTAAAATCATTCAAACCAAGAACACCGAAAAAGATAACAGACATCAcaacaaaattacaaatgaaaagAATGGTGGAAGATCTAGAAAATGAAATTG gAGAAATGTACGTCATTATGAAAAATGCCGGACTCTCATCTAAAGATGTAGCCGTTAAAAGCCAAATAGAAAAAGATATAGAAAATGTGaagacaaaatttaataaaagtgaaaCTGAATTTACAAACGAAAAAAATCGTTTGCAAACTGAAATTTCAAAACTTAAAGagttaaatactaaattagaGTCTGAAAATAAATCCACGGCAAGCAAGTTTAAAGCTCtagaaacagaaaataataaagcaGTTGCTGAATGTAATGCACTCAAggaagagaaaaaaaatctagaagCTCAAATTAGTAAACTTAATGctgatataa AACACAATAGTTCACAACAGACGGCTATGTCAGACTGTATGAAAAAAATCGAAGAACTCAAAAAGGAAATGGATACAAAAGACAAGGAAATGgataaattgaaaaaacaaGTGGAAATTATCAACAAATTAGAACAAGACAAAAGTAAACTACTGAAGGAA GTTGGcgataaaactaaaaagttaAATGATCTAGAGAAAAAACTAAAAGAAGCTGAAGATAAATGTAAGAGAACGGAAAAACTGTTAGCTACACGAAAAGATCGCGTCACAAAATTAGAAAAAGAG GAGGATGCATTACGGGAGACATCTACTCAAAAGTATGACGAGGCAATTTCATCTGTTGAAATGGCTCAACTGAAAGAGAAATATGAAAAGGTAAACAATGAAATTAAGGAAAAAGAAGAAGATTTGAAGAATTCTAAGAACAAACTACGTAATACTGAAGAGGAACTTTCGACATTGCAAACAGAAGttactttacttaaatctaACCTCAATAAATTTGAAACTGAGAAGAACGATTTCGAAACTAAATTAAAAGCAGAGAAAAAAGAATCAACTTATTGGGAACATAAAGCGTCTGAACTTGATACAGATTTACAG gCTGAAAGAAAAAAACTCGATCGTATGCGTAATAATCATgacaaagatattaaaaataaagaagctGAATTGGCAACActtaaaggaaaattaaaagttttagagCAATCTTCTGGAGCTGGTGCTAAAAGAATATCAGAATTAAAACAAGATTACGAGGAAAAACTTAAAA AATTAGAACATTCACTAGCTGTTGAAAAAGCAGAATACGAAGAGTTAACGGGTAAATACGAATTATTAGAGGAAGAGCATGTTGTAACAAAAGCTCGGCTTACTGTTGACAAGGAAAAGGCGCaaag TGAACTTATATTAGCACAAAAAGAATTAAATTCCACGATGgctgaaataaaatcattacaagATAACTACGACAGCCAGTTATCAAACTGGAATAAAGAAAAGTCCGAGATGCAG AAAGAAATATCATCACTTCAAGATCGGTTGTGTGGTGGAGGTTGGGAAGTGGAACGTGCAAGGCTCACAGCTCGCCTCGAGCAACATGAAAGAGATCTTCGCTCCGCCAAAGACTCACACGATGTGCTTACGCATCATCACGATTTAATCAAGAAAGAA ttGGAAGAAGCTCGGAAGAAACTTGAAGATTACGAGAGGGTTTCAAAGGTTCAGAGAACTTTGAAATCCGACAACGCTGAACTAGAAAGGGAATTATCATCGCTGAACACCCGTCTCGAACAAGCTGATAAGGCGCGGAAAAATGAAATTGCAGAAATCAAGACACGTTACGAAGCACAAATGAATACGATGAGAGATGAACTCAAATCATTACATAATCAAGTATCAAGATTTAGACGTGAACGCGACAACTACAAACAAATGTTAGAAACAGCCCAAAAATCAGTTAGTGAAATGAAAAATGGTGATAAAAGAGCCAAACGCAATTCAATTTCGAGCACCGATgag GAAGAATACCGAAACAAGGTTGCGGTGTTGGAACAACAACTGACGTGCACAGAAGACGAGTTGTGCGAGGCGCGTTTATTAGCCTCAAAGCTCAACACCGAACTCATAAGCGAGCGCTCCTCCGCGGAAGTGCGTCTCTCTGAGATGCAATCTCGATTAAATGAa tatgaaGAAGAAAGACTGCTATCATCTGGGCGAGCACGTGTGGCGGGACTGGCGACGCGCATGGAGCTGGCGTGGCATAAGGAACGCGACGAGCAGCAACGGTTGCTGCACGAAACGTCCACATTGGCAAGGGACCTACGACAGACGCTATTCGAG ctGGAACGTGAAAGAGACAAAGAACGATTGGATATGAAGAGAAGAATAGAACAATTGAAGAGAACTACAGAGGAAGAGACAGAAGAAGCGAAGAAAAAG GTTACAGAGTTGCAATGCGACTTACTGGAGCTGCGGGACGCGCACGCAAAGTTGCGAACGGCCAACGAGAAACTTCGGCGCGATAAGGAGCGCCACGACCGCGATCGCGACCAGAACAAGCTACTAGTCGCTTCGCTTAAACGGACGCAGCAG GAAGACGATCGAGTTATTACTCAACTACTGGAAACGATCGAAGACCTGATGAAGCAAAGCCCAGACTTATTCCGAAGTGAGCCTGCTGTTAAACCCGAGAAGAGCTTAATGACGCCAACGCCTCCGAGAAGAAACAGA TCTTCTAAGTCACGATCTCGATCCGGGACGCCGGAGAGCAGCGAGGCGCGCGCCGCGCACGAGGCCGCCTCCACGGCCGCGCGACTGCGCCGCCTCACGGACGAGCTGCGCGCCTCGCGCATCGCGGAGCGGCAACGCCGCCAGCAAGCTAGCGCTAGACG TGCGATGTCGACGGAACCACGTGACACACTATCGGTTACACCGGCCTCTCGGACGCCTTCCCGCGCACCTTCGCTGAAGAAACGATCCATATCGCTAGAACAAACTACTAAGGAACAg AGTGCTATTTGGAAAACTGTAGACGACAACAGCGTATCGTCGTTGCAGTCTCTGGATGGTGATTCCGACATGCGAATGTTCACTATGCAACGTGATGCTAGTCTCGACAG CCGGTTATCAGGAGGATCGGTCCAAAGTGAAGTGTTGCCATCcgataaaaagaagaaaaagaaaggCTTATTTGGTAAACTGAAAGAGTTCACTAAATCACGTTCCATCGATGACCACGTCGGCGGTGATGACTTCCGACCCATAGGAACTGTATCACAG GGTTCAGACTCTGACATGAGCGCAACTGGCAGTAGACGAGATCTACGAGGAAGACTTTCTGATATGTTCAGTAGAAAAGGACAGCTAACCAAAGGAAACAG TAAAGACCAGAGTCCAGACCGACCAGGGAGCGCAACCGGTAGCACTACCGGCAGCACCACTGGCAGCACGACCGGTATCTCGACTGCTACGAAGCCAATTCTTCGCAACGCCAGCGCTAACACTTTGTCGCGTACCACTGTCAAGCCG agtgAATCTCTCGCCGCTAGAGCTTCGAGTGCCACCCCCGGGGTGAAGAGGAAAGGAAAATAA